The following coding sequences lie in one Cloeon dipterum chromosome 1, ieCloDipt1.1, whole genome shotgun sequence genomic window:
- the LOC135941079 gene encoding uncharacterized protein LOC135941079 — protein MKVSIVRVCASFLMLMVVAAHTLPTTTTTTERVESVKKQKLRRFWWSNPCGHQGDHFPHVSRNASRKKDHKTVNETAVVIELEIAHSHIKDIFNKTTVAFPNTELNYPWLPKADELLKQVTKRKITPAFAKFYKGLMKFAITIECLMRGEECDNFRKRHGLPYRTVAENDARNRVLAELKGKLRKLLCEVNDFLWTRVKKLPPAPINFYSIDFKWLEEVDGSGTTNIKHDYVVFKTYFEYLSKWVHLTKKLAKRVLRQHAGHKKNKSSRVQKSKTVKV, from the exons TCTCCATTGTCAGAGTTTGCGCCAGCTTCCTGATGCTCATGGTGGTCGCAGCCCATACGCTCCCAACTACCACTACTACTACAGAGAGGGTCGAATctgtaaaaaagcaaaagctaAGAAGATTTTGGTGGAGTAATCCATGCGGTCATCAGGGCGATCATTTTCCCCATGTGTCACGTAATGCGTCCAGAAAAAAGGATCATAAAACCGTAAATGAAACTGCAGTGGTGATAGAACTAGAAATTGCGCACAGCCATATCaaggatatttttaacaaaactacg GTAGCATTTCCAAACACGGAATTGAATTACCCTTGGCTGCCAAAAGCGGACGAACTATTAAAACAGGTTACAAAACGAAAG ATTACACCTgcttttgccaaattttataAAGGACTTATGAAATTTGCCATCACTATTGAGTGCTTGATGAGAGGAGAAGAGTGCGATAACTTTCGCAAAAGGCACGGTCTGCCCTACAGGACAGTTGCCGAAAATGACGCACGGAACAGGGTACTTGCGGAACTCAAGGGAAAACTACGAAag CTGTTATGTGAAGTTAACGATTTCCTTTGGACGAGAGTTAAAAAGCTGCCACCGGCACCtatcaatttttactctaTCGATTTTAAATGGCTTGAAGAAGTGGACGGATCGGGAACAACAAATATCAAGCATGATTATGTGGTATTCAAGACGTACTTCGAATACTTGTCTAAATGGGTACACTTGACAAAAAAGCTAGCGAAAAGAGTGCTTCGGCAACATGCCGGccataaaaaaaacaaaagcagtAGAGTGCAAAAGTCGAAAACTGTTAAAGTCTAA
- the Spt-I gene encoding serine palmitoyltransferase 1 codes for MVSLDMFHELFESLNALQNAPTYHLLFEAGLIAWLMWLLFRPSYNPHDRERLTRTEEQELIDEWTPEPLVPATPQDSRALHPRIVSGKVGKYIQLGERNCLNLGTNNYLGMIENPEIEKSALECLSHYGVGSCGPRGFYGTTEVHLDLEDKLAEYMKCEEAVVYSYGFSTIASAIPAYAKRSDVIFVDEMVNFAIQKGLDASRSQINYFKHNDMEDLERLLMEQADLDRKNPKKAKRTRRFLVAEGIYMNTGLMAPLPKLLELREKYKLRFFLDEAISFGTIGKTGHGLTEYFNIDPSELDMISGSLENSIGSIGGFCVGSHFIIEHQRLSGLGYCFSASAPPLLMAAAITALDIMQRDPSIFQTLRDNSTFIHSQLSSQLPSDLRVHGHPESVIKHIRLANPSGDKVADEQLLNEIVEECEEAGLALTTAAYLSDREVNLPEPSIRVTVNALLSKNEIEFAVKTLKNCAESVFKIQL; via the exons ATGGTGTCCCTGGACATGTTCCACGAACTCTTTGAGTCCTTGAATGCGctccaaaat GCGCCCACTTACCATCTACTATTCGAGGCAGGTCTTATCGCATGGCTTATGTGGCTGCTCTTCAGGCCAAGCTACAACCCTCATGACAGGGAACGGCTGACCagaaca GAGGAACAAGAGCTTATCGATGAATGGACACCTGAGCCGCTTGTTCCTGCGACGCCACAAGATAGTAGAGCTCTGCATCCCAGAATTGTTTCTGGCAAG GTTGGAAAATACATCCAGCTTGGTGAGCGGAATTGCCTGAACCTTGGAACCAACAACTATCTTGGCATGATTGAGAACCCTGAAATTGAGAAGTCAGCCCTGGAATGCCTCTCTCATTATGGAGTAGGATCATGTGGGCCCAGAGGATTTTACGGGACAACTG AGGTTCATTTGGATCTTGAAGACAAGCTGGCCGAATACATGAAGTGTGAAGAGGCTGTTGTCTATTCTTATGGATTTTCGACCATTGCCAGTGCAATTCCTGCTTATGCTAAGCGCTCTGATGTGATATTTGT GGACGAAATGGTGAATTTTGCCATTCAAAAGGGCTTAGACGCTTCTCGAAGCCAGATCAACTATTTCAAGCACAATGACATGGAGGATCTCGAGCGGTTGCTAATGGAACAGGCGGACTTGGACAGAAAG AATCCAAAGAAGGCTAAGAGGACACGGCGATTCTTGGTCGCTGAGGGAATTTACATGAACACGGGGTTGATGGCTCCTCTGCCAAAACTGCTTGAGTTGAGAGAGAAGTACAAGCTGCGCTTTTTCCTTGACGAGGCGATCTCCTTTGGAACCATTGGCAAGACCGGACATGGTCTCACCGAGTACTTTAACATTGATCCATCTGAATTGGACATGATTTCGGGAAGTTTGGAAAACTCGATCGGGTCGATTGGAGGCTTTTGCGTCGGCTCACACTTTATCATTGAACATCAAAGGCTCTCTGGTCTTG GATATTGCTTTTCTGCTTCTGCGCCTCCTCTTCTTATGGCTGCTGCCATTACCGCGCTTGACATCATGCAGAGAGATCCGTCCATCTTCCAGACACTCAGAGACAACTCTACCTTTATTCACTCTCAGCTGAGCAGCCAGCTGCCCTCAGACCTGAGAGTGCACGGTCACCCCGAGTCTGTCATCAAACATATTCGCCTTGCCAATCCATCTGGGGACAAGGTCGCAGATGAACAACTCCTCAATGAAATTGTCGAAGAG TGTGAGGAGGCTGGCCTAGCATTGACAACTGCTGCATATCTGTCTGATAGAGAAGTGAATCTGCCAGAGCCAAGCATACGGGTCACAGTTAATGCCTTATTGTCCAAGAATGAAATCGAATTCGCAGTAAAAACCCTCAAGAATTGTGCAGAGAGTGTTTTCAAAATCCAACTCTAA
- the LOC135941026 gene encoding spermine oxidase-like, which produces MLDVVIVGAGASGVAAGTRLLRGGITNFVILEAENRLGGRVYSTEFDGCTVDMGAQWVHGEQNNVVYQMASDRVSVDEQMSNYASAEVFLETGEKFDMGLVFLLYSWIGEIEATMPLKLKDFKGSLGEFYNQELLKRIKEHPEPLAENDVRAFMEWFEKFENSIDAADSWFDTSGKGHLAYVDCPGELLNKWNSGGYSSAIKLLIEQTKQVEEFNKKVVLNCEVEKIDYSKGHVQVLCKGGNVYNAKKVIVTVSLGVLKERASTFFAPNLPLYKLNAIKGLAIGSVNKIYMSFPHRWWPDEAPGFCFFWSHSQDDLPKEKKWHRGVFGFFPVSSAPNVLCGWMVGPLARHAEYLPDNEVKSGCMELLRRFLGKKYAVVDCTEFKRTQWYSNAHFRGSYSFRSMQTEQLDTGAIHLATPVTNSEGADVLLFAGEASHPDYFSTVHGAIETGWREADRILRIQRHLDLDSALLKQFDVIIVGAGFAGLGAARTLHKAGLKNFTILEAQNYAGGRAHTVRWGDGSTFVEQGAQWIHGEHRNPLHKIAMDYDLLTSVVSFEGLGPYILENGDKVDPALVREVATEVKKILERCESFADKGCQEYPPSVGHFLRQKFYAYIDRTAVDENDRQIKENLLDWHLRFQVIDNSCRILDELSAKSWGDYDNCPGKDCNNLQNGYSSLVDAIVSELPKDALYLSHPIDTIVYQTNLSKNNITESLAGQRGSKEKWNPPVIVTCENGAKFGAQFVLVTCSLGVLKSCHNNMFLPALPNSLSQTIQNFGFENITKIYLKYEERWWREDEYGFQLVWSRDSSILPGEAIWCKEMTGFDIMPSNYGNVLLGWVGSESSKIIESISEDQIAADCTEVLRKFLNRNVPMPKEVFRTQWHSNPYVRGSYSFSSDRCDESCSKPSDLLQPVIANCAELDLEIPIVMLAGEAAHDSHFSTTHGAYETGETQATRILQVLKQQQPQIVSKY; this is translated from the exons atgCTGGACGTCGTCATCGTTGGGGCTGGAGCATCTGGGGTGGCTGCAGGCACCAGGCTACTCCGGGGCGGAATAACCAATTTTG tGATATTAGAAGCAGAAAACCGGCTTGGAGGACGAGTTTACTCAACTGAATTCG ATGGATGTACTGTCGATATGGGTGCCCAGTGGGTGCACGGCGAGCAAAATAATGTCGTCTACCAGATGGCAAGTGACCGCGTTTCGGTCGACGAGCAGATGAGCAACTACGCATCGGCAGAGGTGTTTTTGGAAACTGGCGAAAAGTTTGATATGGGTCTTGTTTTCCTATTATACTCGTGGATCGGCGAAATCGAAGCAACCATGCCCCTGAAGCTCAAAGACTTCAAAGGCTCACTGGGTGAATTTTACAATCAAGA GTTGTTGAAAAGAATCAAAGAACACCCAGAGCCTCTTGCTGAAAATGATGTCCGAGCTTTTATGGAATGGTttgagaagtttgaaaactCGATTGATGCGGCAGACTCTTGGTTTGACACTTCAGGCAAGGGTCATTTAGCCTACGTTGATTGTCCAGGAGAGCTCCTCAACAAGTGGAATTCTGGTGGCTACTCCTCGGCCATCAAACTCTTGATT gagcAAACAAAGCAAGTTGAagaattcaacaaaaaagtgGTTCTGAATTGCGAAGTGGAAAAGATTGATTATTCCAAAGGTCATGTACAAGTGTTGTGCAAAGGTGGGAATGTTTACAATGCCAAGAAAGTTATCGTGACAGTCTCGCTGGGCGTTTTGAAAGAAAGGGCATCTACCTTTTTTGCCCCGAATCTGCCACTGTACAAATTAAACGCAATTAAG GGGCTAGCAATTGGCAGcgttaacaaaatttacatgAGTTTTCCACATCGTTGGTGGCCTGATGAAGCCCCTGGTTTCTGCTTCTTTTGGAGCCATTCTCAAGATGATCTTCCAAAGGAAAAG AAATGGCACAGAGGCGTATTTGGCTTCTTCCCTGTGTCCAGTGCCCCAAATGTCTTGTGTGGCTGGATGGTCGGCCCTCTGGCCAGGCATGCAGAATACTTGCCGGACAATGAGGTGAAGAGTGGGTGCATGGAGCTGCTTAGAAGATTCCTTGGAAAGAAATACGCAGTAGTTGATTGCACTGAATTCAAACG gacCCAGTGGTATTCCAATGCTCATTTCAGAGGGAGCTATTCCTTCCGGAGTATGCAAACAGAGCAGCTGGATACAGGTGCAATTCACCTCGCAACTCCAGTTACTAATTCAGAAGGAGCTGAT GTTTTGCTCTTTGCTGGAGAGGCATCTCACCCAGACTATTTTTCAACCGTACATGGAGCCATTGAAACAGGATGGAGAGAAGCAGATAGAATTTTAAGAATCCAAAG ACATTTGGACTTGGACTCTGCCCTTTTGAAGCAGTTTGATGTGATCATTGTCGGTGCTGGTTTCGCTGGTTTAGGAGCAGCAAGGACTCTTCACAAAGCTGGATTGAAGAATTTTACTATATTAGAGG CTCAAAATTATGCTGGTGGCCGAGCACACACTGTTAGGTGGGGAGATGGGTCGACCTTTGTTGAACAAGGTGCCCAGTGGATTCATGGGGAACACAGAAATCCTCTTCACAAAATAGCAATGGACTATGATTTGCTAACTAGCGTCGTTTCATTTGAAGGCTTAG gGCCTTATATCCTTGAAAACGGAGACAAAGTTGATCCGGCGCTGGTTCGTGAAGTAGCTActgaagtgaaaaaaattcttgagaGGTGCGAGAGTTTTGCTGATAAAGGATGCCAGGAATACCCACCGTCAGTCGGCCACTTTCTGCGCCAAAAGTTTTATGCCTACATTGATAGAACGGCTGTCGATGAAAACGACAGACAAATCAAAGAGAATTTGCTGGACTGGCACCTGCGATTCCAAGTCATTGACAATTCCTGCCGCATCCTTGACGAACTCTCTGCTAAGTCGTGGGGCGACTATGACAACTGTCCTGGTAAGGACTGCAACAACCTTCAAAATGGCTACTCCTCTCTGGTGGATGCGATTGTTTCGGAGCTGCCCAAGGACGCCTTGTATTTGTCACACCCCATTGACACCATTGTATACCAGACAAATTTATCCAAAAACAATATTACGGAAAGTCTTGCTGGTCAACGCGGAAGTAAGGAAAAATGGAATCCACCTGTGATTGTGACCTGTGAAAATGGAGCGAAATTTGGCGCTCAGTTTGTGCTTGTCACATGTTCCCTGGGTGTTTTGAAGAGCTGCCATAACAACATGTTCTTGCCAGCCCTTCCCAACAGCCTGAGTCAG acgattcaaaattttggttttgaaaacATAACTAAAATCTACTTGAAGTATGAAGAAAGATGGTGGCGTGAAGACGAGTACGGATTCCAACTGGTGTGGTCTCGTGATTCCTCAATTCTTCCAGGG GAAGCAATCTGGTGCAAAGAAATGACTGGCTTTGACATTATGCCCAGCAATTATGGCAATGTGTTGCTTGGTTGGGTGGGATCTGAGAGTTCCAAGATTATCGAGAGTATTTCCGAGGATCAGATTGCTGCTGATTGCACCGAGGTGCTGAGGAAATTCCTGAACAGAAACGTTCCTATGCCCAAAGAAGTATTCAG GACACAGTGGCACAGCAATCCATACGTTAGAGGTTCCTACAGCTTTTCCTCTGACAGGTGCGATGAGTCTTGCTCCAAACCAAGTGACTTGCTCCAGCCTGTGATTGCAAATTGCGCAGAGCTCGATTTGGAG ATCCCAATCGTCATGTTGGCTGGTGAAGCAGCACATGATAGCCATTTCTCAACTACACATGGTGCGTATGAAACTGGAGAAACTCAGGCAACTAGAATTTTGCAGGTTctcaagcagcagcaaccccAAATTGTgtccaaatattaa